In Rhipicephalus microplus isolate Deutch F79 chromosome 7, USDA_Rmic, whole genome shotgun sequence, one genomic interval encodes:
- the LOC142761682 gene encoding uncharacterized protein LOC142761682 isoform X2, with product MDPLRMALVSAVSTVIIATRPLTTTYQCGPFCPPENVTMKSCVTLCSEEEIEEGENGKTDPFRITVLAEANQGRFRDGTPCLIEDDEVLGRVGKVGEQVGMCCGGNCLEIKDGRNPCKSMMRKCQFEEEVRLNITILRKQWESRRRRSKRK from the exons TCATTATCGCCACAAGACCACTTACCACAACATACCAGTGTGGACCTTTTTGTCCTCCAGAG aatgTCACAATGAAATCCTGCGTCACGCTATGTTCTGAAGAAGAAATAGAAGAAGGAGAAAACGGAAAGACCGATCCTTTCCGTATTACGGTTCTCGCTGAGGCTAATCAGGGAAGATTCAGAGACGGGACACCGTGCTTG attgaaGACGACGAGGTTCTTGGGCGTGTTGGGAAGGTTGGTGAACAAGTGGGCATGTGTTGTGGCGGAAATTGTCTGGAGATAAAGGATGGTCGAAATCCCTGCAAGAGCATGATGCGCAAATGCCAATTTGAAGAAGAAGTACGGCTAAACATAACGATACTACGAAAGCAGTGGGAAAGTAGAAGAAGGAGgtcaaaaagaaaataa